The proteins below are encoded in one region of Sulfitobacter sp. SK012:
- a CDS encoding pyridoxal phosphate-dependent aminotransferase, whose translation MTHARLTPLVQSLPATVPFVGPETQERARGAPFTARLGANENVFGPSPRAIDAMAETDQWMYGDPESHDLRSALADHHQTTPDHIIVGEGIDGLLGYLVRLCVAQGDAVVTSAGAYPTFNYHVAGFGGVLHTVPYKDDHEDPNALFSEAAEVDAKLVYLANPDNPMGSWHKGGDLVEAMDALPAESLLVLDEAYVDCAPQGTALPLAFSDPRVIRMRTFSKAYGMAGARVGYALADPALVSAFDRVRNHFGMNRAAQAGALAALQDPDWLAQTVASIDIARTRIAKISTDNGLKPLHSAANFVTIDCGRDGAFAKAVLDGLVARGIFVRMPFVAPQNRCIRISCGTQAMLDAVAIALPEALSDAMKG comes from the coding sequence ATGACCCATGCCCGCCTTACCCCGCTTGTCCAATCGCTCCCCGCAACCGTGCCTTTTGTTGGCCCTGAAACGCAAGAACGCGCGCGAGGTGCCCCGTTTACCGCAAGGCTTGGCGCGAATGAAAACGTCTTTGGGCCCTCCCCGCGTGCGATAGACGCGATGGCTGAGACCGACCAATGGATGTACGGCGATCCCGAAAGCCACGATCTGCGCAGTGCACTCGCGGACCATCACCAGACCACACCTGATCATATCATTGTCGGCGAGGGCATCGACGGCTTGCTAGGTTATTTAGTCAGGCTTTGTGTCGCCCAAGGCGATGCCGTGGTGACCTCTGCAGGGGCATACCCTACGTTTAACTACCACGTCGCCGGCTTTGGCGGGGTGCTTCACACTGTCCCTTACAAGGACGATCACGAAGACCCTAACGCGTTGTTTTCAGAAGCGGCAGAAGTAGATGCAAAGCTGGTCTACCTTGCCAATCCGGACAACCCGATGGGCAGTTGGCACAAAGGTGGGGACCTCGTCGAGGCGATGGATGCACTGCCCGCAGAAAGCTTGCTAGTGCTTGATGAGGCATATGTCGATTGCGCCCCGCAAGGCACCGCCCTGCCGCTGGCATTCAGTGATCCGCGCGTGATCCGGATGCGGACGTTTTCAAAGGCTTACGGGATGGCAGGCGCACGTGTTGGCTATGCTCTTGCCGATCCAGCGCTCGTTTCGGCATTCGACAGGGTGCGCAACCATTTCGGAATGAACCGTGCCGCACAGGCCGGAGCGCTCGCCGCCCTGCAAGACCCTGATTGGCTGGCGCAAACTGTCGCAAGCATCGACATCGCACGCACCCGCATCGCAAAAATTTCCACGGACAACGGGCTGAAACCACTCCATTCGGCCGCAAACTTTGTCACCATTGATTGCGGGCGCGACGGGGCTTTTGCCAAGGCAGTTCTCGACGGATTAGTGGCGCGCGGCATCTTTGTGCGCATGCCGTTTGTGGCCCCGCAAAATCGCTGTATTCGTATCAGTTGCGGTACCCAAGCCATGCTTGATGCTGTTGCAATTGCTCTGCCAGAAGCGCTCAGCGACGCAATGAAGGGCTGA
- a CDS encoding twin-arginine translocation signal domain-containing protein has protein sequence MAKLTRRSFLAATAAAGALRGTGIALRTPATRRILTLVYDKGLGAMRAIEKVVPL, from the coding sequence ATGGCCAAGCTTACACGGCGCAGTTTTTTGGCAGCTACGGCTGCAGCAGGGGCCTTGCGCGGCACCGGAATTGCACTGCGCACTCCCGCAACGCGGCGAATCCTGACGTTGGTTTACGATAAAGGGCTGGGTGCCATGCGCGCGATTGAAAAAGTCGTACCGCTTTGA
- a CDS encoding crotonase/enoyl-CoA hydratase family protein, whose protein sequence is MPRVTVTYSDHIAHVRLTRPDKMNAVDQEMIDAIIAAGQEVAASAARVVVLSGEGKAFCAGIDIGGLSGMIGKDPVELIMPRSHGDRTTNQWQEVAMIWTRVGVPVIAALHGAVYGAGLQLALGADIRIAEPQTKLAVMEMKWGIVPDMGGMVLLPHLVRSDVLRRLTYTAERIDAQQAERWGLVTELADDPLAAAMKLAGTIAGKSPSAIRAAKALIALAEVGSSEDVLLAESRAQAELIGKPHQMEVIAAEFGKRPAVFK, encoded by the coding sequence ATGCCTCGCGTAACAGTGACCTATTCTGACCACATCGCCCATGTACGCTTGACCCGACCTGACAAAATGAACGCGGTCGATCAGGAGATGATCGATGCAATCATTGCTGCTGGTCAAGAGGTGGCCGCATCAGCTGCGCGGGTTGTGGTGCTGTCAGGCGAAGGCAAGGCGTTTTGTGCAGGCATTGATATCGGTGGGTTGTCGGGGATGATTGGCAAAGATCCGGTTGAGCTCATCATGCCGCGCAGCCATGGCGACAGGACCACAAACCAATGGCAAGAAGTCGCGATGATCTGGACACGCGTGGGTGTGCCGGTGATCGCCGCATTGCATGGTGCGGTTTACGGCGCAGGACTGCAGCTGGCGCTGGGGGCGGACATCCGCATTGCTGAACCCCAAACCAAGCTGGCTGTGATGGAGATGAAATGGGGGATCGTTCCGGATATGGGCGGCATGGTGTTGCTTCCGCATTTGGTCCGCAGCGACGTTTTGCGTCGACTAACATACACGGCCGAACGGATCGATGCACAGCAGGCAGAACGTTGGGGTTTGGTGACCGAGCTGGCCGATGATCCACTTGCTGCGGCGATGAAGCTGGCAGGGACAATCGCTGGAAAAAGCCCAAGTGCGATACGTGCGGCCAAGGCGCTGATTGCGCTGGCAGAAGTAGGATCATCTGAGGATGTGCTGTTGGCGGAGTCCCGCGCCCAGGCGGAGTTGATTGGCAAGCCGCATCAGATGGAAGTGATTGCTGCTGAATTCGGCAAGCGCCCTGCGGTATTTAAATAA
- a CDS encoding valine--tRNA ligase: protein MALDKTFDAAEAEARLYAAWETAGAFKAGANASRDETYCVMIPPPNVNGSLHVGHAFNNTLQDILTRWHRMRGFDTLWQPGQDHAGIALQLAVENKLSESGIKRTDLSREEFLTHAWAYKENTADTIVGQLKRLGASCDWSRNAFTMSGAPGDTRVGHENSPNFHDAVIKVFVQMYNDGKIYRGKRLVNWDPRFETAISDLEVESTEVDGHMWHFKYPLAGGATYTYLEKDEDGNVTLEEERDYISIATTRPETMLGDGAVAVHPSDERYAPIIGKLCEIPVGPKAQRRLIPIITDEYPDKDFGSGAVKITGAHDFNDYGVATRNNIPLYALMDTRGAMRADGLPYIEAAARAQAIADGSEDAPQDATEINLVPDAYRGLDRFEARKKVIEDITAEGLAVMTEAGDPRLGKPKKKATDEDAPTSVPLVEAKKIMQPFGDRSKVVIEPMLTDQWFVDTDQIVQPAIDAVRNGDVKIMPESGEKVYYNWLENIEPWCISRQLWWGHQIPVWFGPSKEWIEHFLESKKNDEAWAQSISFEGNNALADKQFCAPNAIQAHSLAQDYYSSDVSVSILPQSKDGCFILRKTLDGKIELEIGRDPDVLDTWFSSGLWPIGTLGWPDETDALKKYFPTSDLITGQDILFFWVARMMMMQLDTTGKIPFDTVYLHGLVRDAKGKKMSKSVGNVIDPLDIIGEYGADALRFTNAAMASLGGALKMDTARIAGYRNFGTKLWNAHRFAEMNGVFDGTAATIPKVTATLNIWIIGETARIREETDAALTAYRFNDAANGLYAFVWGKVCDWYVELSKPLLQDDAPEAEETRQTLKWVLDQCLIMLHPIMPFITEELWGTTVARSKVLVHADWPDYTTADHLIEAADMEMNWVIGLIESIRSARTQMHVPAGLKVPMIATEMSSMAKGAWARNEAMIKRLARVESLETADSFPNGTVSIPAPGAQFGLPLAGLIDLDEEKARLQKSLDKLMKEIGGLKGRLNNPNFAASAPEEVVAEATANLAARQEEADQLNAGLSRLNELG, encoded by the coding sequence ATGGCACTGGACAAGACATTTGACGCCGCTGAGGCCGAAGCCCGGCTTTATGCCGCATGGGAAACCGCGGGCGCATTCAAGGCCGGGGCCAATGCGTCACGCGATGAAACATACTGCGTGATGATCCCGCCGCCGAACGTGAACGGCTCACTGCACGTGGGCCATGCGTTCAACAACACGCTCCAAGACATTCTGACCCGCTGGCACCGCATGCGCGGCTTTGACACCCTGTGGCAACCGGGCCAAGACCACGCAGGCATCGCCTTGCAGCTTGCGGTCGAAAACAAGCTGTCTGAGAGCGGCATCAAACGCACTGATCTAAGCCGAGAAGAATTCCTCACCCACGCTTGGGCATACAAAGAAAACACCGCTGACACCATTGTGGGTCAGCTCAAGCGCCTCGGTGCTTCATGTGATTGGTCGCGCAATGCGTTCACCATGTCCGGTGCTCCGGGCGACACCCGCGTTGGCCACGAGAACTCCCCTAACTTCCACGACGCCGTGATCAAAGTCTTCGTTCAGATGTACAATGATGGCAAAATCTACCGCGGCAAACGTCTGGTCAATTGGGACCCCCGGTTTGAGACGGCGATTTCTGATCTTGAAGTAGAGAGCACCGAAGTTGACGGCCATATGTGGCACTTCAAATACCCGTTGGCGGGCGGTGCTACATACACTTACCTGGAAAAAGACGAAGACGGTAACGTCACGCTGGAAGAAGAGCGCGACTACATCTCGATTGCCACAACGCGACCTGAAACTATGCTGGGCGACGGAGCTGTTGCCGTTCATCCATCGGATGAGCGTTACGCGCCAATAATCGGAAAACTATGCGAAATTCCCGTTGGCCCGAAAGCGCAGCGCCGCCTCATTCCGATCATCACAGATGAATACCCCGACAAGGATTTCGGCTCAGGCGCGGTGAAGATCACAGGCGCACATGACTTTAATGATTACGGCGTCGCAACCCGCAACAACATTCCGCTTTATGCGCTGATGGACACCCGCGGTGCGATGCGTGCCGACGGTCTGCCCTACATCGAGGCCGCGGCCCGCGCCCAAGCAATTGCTGATGGATCCGAGGACGCACCCCAAGATGCGACCGAGATCAATCTGGTACCCGACGCTTACCGTGGACTGGACAGGTTTGAGGCGCGCAAAAAGGTGATCGAAGACATCACTGCAGAGGGTCTTGCCGTGATGACCGAAGCGGGCGATCCGCGCCTCGGTAAGCCCAAAAAGAAAGCCACTGATGAGGATGCACCCACGTCTGTCCCCCTCGTCGAGGCCAAGAAGATCATGCAGCCGTTTGGCGACCGGTCCAAAGTTGTGATCGAGCCGATGTTGACCGACCAATGGTTCGTCGACACAGACCAGATCGTGCAGCCCGCCATCGACGCTGTGCGCAATGGCGACGTGAAGATCATGCCCGAAAGCGGCGAGAAAGTGTACTATAACTGGCTGGAGAACATCGAGCCTTGGTGCATCTCACGGCAATTGTGGTGGGGACATCAGATCCCGGTTTGGTTTGGTCCTTCGAAAGAATGGATTGAGCATTTTCTTGAAAGTAAGAAGAATGACGAAGCCTGGGCGCAGTCGATCAGCTTCGAAGGCAACAATGCTTTAGCTGACAAACAGTTCTGCGCTCCCAATGCGATCCAAGCGCATTCACTGGCACAAGATTATTACAGTAGTGATGTCTCCGTCTCGATATTGCCTCAGTCCAAGGATGGCTGTTTCATTCTAAGAAAAACCCTGGATGGAAAAATTGAGCTGGAAATTGGCCGCGACCCAGACGTTCTAGACACATGGTTCTCTTCAGGCCTCTGGCCCATCGGCACCCTCGGTTGGCCAGATGAAACGGACGCGCTCAAGAAGTACTTCCCCACGTCCGATTTGATTACAGGGCAAGACATCCTGTTTTTCTGGGTCGCACGCATGATGATGATGCAGCTAGATACCACGGGCAAAATCCCCTTTGACACTGTCTACCTTCACGGCCTCGTACGTGATGCGAAAGGCAAGAAGATGTCGAAATCAGTGGGCAACGTCATCGACCCGCTCGATATTATCGGCGAATATGGTGCCGACGCGCTGCGCTTTACCAACGCGGCTATGGCGTCACTTGGTGGTGCCCTCAAGATGGATACAGCCCGCATTGCCGGCTACCGCAACTTCGGTACGAAGCTTTGGAATGCGCACCGTTTTGCTGAAATGAACGGCGTCTTCGACGGCACTGCGGCCACGATACCAAAGGTAACCGCGACGCTTAACATTTGGATCATCGGGGAAACCGCGCGCATTCGCGAAGAAACAGATGCTGCCCTTACCGCTTACCGTTTTAACGATGCTGCAAACGGGCTTTATGCCTTTGTCTGGGGCAAAGTCTGTGACTGGTATGTTGAGTTGTCCAAACCGCTCCTGCAGGATGACGCACCCGAAGCAGAGGAAACGCGCCAAACCTTGAAATGGGTTCTGGATCAATGCCTTATCATGCTGCACCCCATCATGCCGTTCATCACAGAAGAGCTGTGGGGCACCACCGTCGCGCGTTCAAAAGTGCTGGTACACGCCGATTGGCCCGACTACACAACCGCCGATCACCTCATTGAGGCCGCCGATATGGAGATGAACTGGGTCATCGGATTGATTGAGAGCATCCGCTCTGCCCGGACCCAGATGCATGTGCCTGCGGGCCTCAAAGTGCCGATGATCGCAACTGAAATGAGCAGTATGGCCAAAGGCGCCTGGGCGCGGAATGAGGCCATGATCAAACGTCTCGCCCGTGTGGAATCCTTGGAAACTGCTGACAGTTTCCCGAATGGCACCGTCAGCATCCCTGCGCCGGGCGCGCAATTTGGCCTGCCTTTGGCCGGGCTGATTGATCTCGACGAAGAAAAGGCGCGCCTGCAAAAGTCGCTCGACAAGCTGATGAAGGAAATCGGTGGCCTTAAGGGGCGGCTCAACAATCCAAATTTTGCAGCCTCCGCCCCCGAAGAAGTTGTCGCTGAAGCCACTGCAAACCTCGCTGCACGCCAAGAAGAAGCTGATCAGCTCAATGCTGGTTTGTCTCGCCTCAACGAATTGGGCTGA
- a CDS encoding xanthine dehydrogenase family protein molybdopterin-binding subunit: protein MEKFGKSQSVKRTEDVRFLTGEGRYVDDIAPEGSLHAFVFRAPVAHADITELDVSDAAQVEGVHLVATCADLEAAGMNIGLFSSLVQNRDGTKGAQPLRPMLAKGRMRFVGEAVAVVIADTLAQARDAAELIVLEYEELPVKLDIARGGQEIHGEAPDNCAFDWGTGDEAATEAAFQSAARIVAMDVDDNRIIVNSIEPRGCFAEWDGKRLHVANNAQGVWVHKDYLATAFGLEADDIRVTNPDTGGAFGMKAMTYPEYFLAAHGARVLGRPVRWMSERTEAMLSDNGGRDLTSLAELAFDEDNKITAYRVRTKCNLGAYNSQFAQHIQTSLFSRVLMGVYDVQTTWLQVEGYYTNTVQVDAYRGAGRPEAIYVLERIMDRAARELGVDPWELRRINFIKPDAFPYKSATGEMYDVGDFDLVLNRAAVEAQHDGFDARKAADANRGLLRGEGLCYYIESILGDPSETAKVVFEDDGQVSIYVGTQSNGQGHETVYAQFLSDQTGIPASQIVVVQGDSDLIATGGGTGGSRSVTTQNTATLGTVDKITEAFTAFLADEMGVPASEISFDDERFRAEGTNLTPTMLDVAQMARDKGREDLLSHTARTTLPARSYPNGAHVAEVVIDPETGILTVDRYTVVDDFGNLINPMLAEGQVHGGIAQGIGQAVQEHVVYDEDGQLLTASFMDYAMPRAIDMPNISFTSEPVPSTANRMGMKGCGEAGTVGALAAVANAVQDALWDHGVRQADMPFTPHKVWELLQGGKIAAE, encoded by the coding sequence ATGGAAAAATTCGGCAAGAGCCAATCAGTCAAACGGACAGAGGATGTGCGTTTTCTGACGGGCGAAGGGCGCTATGTCGATGACATCGCCCCCGAAGGATCGCTTCATGCTTTTGTCTTTCGTGCCCCCGTGGCCCATGCGGACATCACCGAATTAGATGTGTCTGATGCGGCGCAAGTTGAAGGCGTGCATCTGGTGGCAACCTGCGCTGATCTTGAAGCTGCAGGGATGAACATTGGGCTTTTTAGCTCGCTGGTGCAAAACCGAGACGGCACGAAGGGCGCGCAGCCTTTGCGCCCGATGTTGGCCAAAGGCCGGATGCGGTTTGTCGGGGAGGCGGTTGCGGTGGTGATCGCAGATACTTTGGCGCAGGCACGCGACGCCGCAGAGTTGATCGTGCTGGAGTACGAAGAGCTGCCCGTTAAGTTGGACATCGCGCGAGGTGGACAGGAGATCCACGGCGAAGCACCTGATAATTGCGCCTTTGATTGGGGCACCGGCGATGAGGCGGCAACGGAGGCAGCGTTCCAATCCGCCGCTCGCATTGTGGCAATGGATGTCGATGACAACCGGATTATCGTCAATTCGATCGAGCCACGGGGTTGTTTTGCCGAATGGGATGGCAAGCGCCTGCATGTGGCTAACAATGCGCAGGGCGTTTGGGTCCATAAGGACTACCTAGCCACGGCCTTTGGGCTTGAAGCCGATGATATACGTGTGACCAACCCCGATACTGGTGGCGCTTTTGGGATGAAAGCGATGACCTATCCGGAGTACTTTTTGGCGGCACATGGTGCCCGCGTTTTGGGCAGGCCTGTGCGCTGGATGTCCGAGCGGACCGAAGCGATGCTCAGCGATAATGGCGGGCGTGATCTGACCTCGCTGGCGGAGCTCGCTTTTGATGAAGATAACAAGATCACCGCCTACCGGGTGCGCACAAAATGCAATCTAGGGGCCTATAACAGCCAGTTTGCGCAGCATATTCAGACATCGCTGTTCAGTCGGGTGCTGATGGGGGTCTATGATGTGCAGACGACATGGCTGCAAGTTGAGGGTTATTATACCAATACTGTGCAGGTGGATGCATACCGCGGGGCCGGGCGCCCTGAGGCGATCTATGTCCTAGAGCGGATTATGGACCGCGCCGCGCGCGAGCTGGGTGTTGATCCGTGGGAATTGCGGCGGATCAACTTCATCAAGCCTGATGCATTCCCCTACAAAAGCGCCACCGGCGAGATGTATGATGTCGGAGATTTCGATCTGGTTCTCAACCGGGCAGCCGTTGAGGCGCAGCATGACGGATTTGACGCACGCAAGGCGGCGGATGCAAACCGTGGTCTGCTGCGCGGAGAGGGGCTTTGTTATTATATCGAGAGCATCCTGGGGGACCCATCCGAGACGGCCAAGGTTGTTTTTGAAGACGACGGTCAGGTGTCGATCTATGTGGGTACTCAGTCGAACGGGCAGGGCCACGAAACTGTTTATGCGCAATTCCTAAGTGATCAAACGGGCATTCCAGCGTCACAGATCGTGGTTGTTCAAGGCGATAGCGATCTTATTGCTACCGGCGGAGGAACTGGTGGTTCGCGCTCAGTTACCACGCAAAATACGGCCACGCTGGGCACCGTGGACAAGATCACGGAAGCATTTACCGCTTTCCTCGCTGACGAAATGGGCGTGCCCGCATCCGAGATCAGTTTTGACGATGAACGCTTTCGTGCAGAGGGCACAAACCTGACGCCGACGATGTTGGACGTCGCACAGATGGCGCGCGACAAGGGGCGCGAGGACCTGCTGAGCCATACCGCCCGTACCACATTGCCGGCGCGCAGCTATCCCAATGGAGCGCATGTGGCCGAGGTTGTGATTGATCCTGAAACGGGGATCTTGACGGTGGATCGCTATACCGTCGTTGATGATTTTGGTAACCTTATCAATCCGATGCTGGCCGAAGGGCAAGTACACGGAGGGATCGCCCAAGGTATCGGGCAGGCGGTGCAGGAGCATGTTGTTTACGATGAAGATGGCCAGTTGCTGACGGCGTCTTTCATGGATTATGCCATGCCGCGCGCCATAGATATGCCCAATATATCCTTTACCAGCGAACCCGTTCCGTCGACCGCAAACCGCATGGGGATGAAGGGGTGCGGCGAGGCGGGCACGGTTGGCGCGTTGGCGGCGGTGGCAAACGCCGTGCAGGATGCGCTTTGGGATCACGGGGTGCGGCAGGCTGATATGCCCTTTACGCCCCATAAGGTTTGGGAGTTGTTGCAAGGTGGCAAGATCGCGGCCGAATAA
- a CDS encoding DUF2235 domain-containing protein, which translates to MARSRPNKSIFARLFGKFWTRPDSDFTPHRGQQTHVIILDGTMSSLTAGYESNAGLTYKLLREMGAALSIYYEPGPQWHDWRSALDVAAGRGINRQIRRAYGYLASRYRPGDQIILMGYSRGAYAVRSLAGVIDMVGLLRAEDATERNVRQTYRHYRDGPSSPAARAFASAHCYPQVEIEMIGVWDTVKSLGFNAPILWRLSTAEHAFHTHALGGSVRNGFQALAIDENRVVYSPVLWTSPEGFEGYIDQVWFPGSHSDVGGHLNGFSEARGLSNIPLVWMLKQANACGVPLPEEWQMRFPIDATAPSVGRWRGFAKLFLSRRKRIVGADPSERIDASVDVRRGSADNPTPQVHASSAE; encoded by the coding sequence GTGGCAAGATCGCGGCCGAATAAATCGATTTTTGCGCGCCTCTTTGGTAAGTTCTGGACGCGTCCGGATAGCGATTTTACGCCGCATCGCGGTCAGCAAACTCATGTCATTATCCTTGATGGCACGATGTCATCGCTGACGGCAGGGTACGAATCCAACGCGGGGCTTACGTATAAACTTCTGCGCGAGATGGGCGCGGCCTTGTCGATTTACTATGAACCAGGACCGCAATGGCACGATTGGCGTTCAGCCCTAGATGTGGCGGCGGGACGGGGTATCAACCGTCAAATCCGGCGGGCTTATGGGTATCTTGCATCGCGCTACCGTCCGGGCGACCAGATCATCCTGATGGGGTATTCGCGAGGGGCTTATGCCGTGCGCAGCCTTGCTGGCGTGATCGATATGGTCGGCCTTTTGCGCGCAGAAGATGCAACAGAACGCAATGTGCGCCAGACCTACCGCCATTACCGGGATGGACCTAGCAGCCCTGCAGCGCGCGCATTTGCCAGCGCGCATTGCTATCCCCAGGTCGAAATTGAAATGATTGGTGTTTGGGATACGGTCAAGTCGCTAGGGTTCAACGCGCCGATCTTGTGGCGTCTCAGCACGGCGGAGCACGCATTTCACACACACGCGCTTGGCGGAAGTGTTCGTAACGGTTTTCAGGCGTTGGCCATTGATGAAAACCGCGTGGTCTATTCGCCCGTTCTCTGGACATCGCCCGAAGGATTTGAAGGGTACATTGACCAAGTCTGGTTCCCCGGAAGCCACAGCGATGTGGGGGGGCACTTGAATGGGTTTAGCGAGGCGCGCGGCCTGTCGAATATCCCGTTGGTTTGGATGTTGAAACAGGCCAACGCTTGCGGCGTGCCACTGCCCGAAGAATGGCAAATGCGGTTTCCAATTGACGCAACCGCGCCGTCGGTTGGGCGCTGGCGCGGGTTTGCAAAACTATTCCTGTCGCGACGCAAACGCATTGTTGGCGCGGATCCGTCAGAGCGTATTGACGCCAGTGTGGATGTTCGCCGCGGCTCTGCTGATAATCCGACACCGCAGGTACATGCATCTTCTGCAGAGTGA
- a CDS encoding PaaI family thioesterase: MVRFAQSPDDLPSQSDAIKLSGLEFMQAILDGTNPAPPISQTMGYGLHCVEKGRIVFRGAPEFQATNPMGTVHGGWYGTLLDSAMACAVMTMVPRGSIYTTLEYKINILRSIPLGMQVDCEGLIDHVGRSTGIAHGEIRGVEDGKLYATGSTTCIIMKIS; the protein is encoded by the coding sequence ATGGTGCGTTTTGCGCAATCCCCCGATGACCTGCCCAGCCAATCTGACGCGATCAAGCTGTCAGGGCTGGAATTCATGCAAGCCATTTTGGATGGAACCAATCCCGCCCCCCCCATTTCTCAGACAATGGGTTATGGTCTGCACTGCGTCGAGAAGGGCCGCATCGTGTTTCGCGGCGCGCCAGAATTTCAGGCCACCAACCCAATGGGGACGGTACATGGCGGCTGGTATGGCACTCTTTTGGATTCTGCTATGGCCTGTGCGGTTATGACAATGGTGCCGCGTGGGTCAATCTATACCACGTTGGAATATAAGATAAATATCCTACGTTCCATCCCGTTAGGTATGCAGGTCGACTGCGAAGGGCTGATTGATCATGTGGGTCGTTCGACCGGCATTGCGCATGGCGAAATCAGGGGCGTTGAAGACGGCAAACTCTATGCCACCGGATCGACAACCTGCATCATTATGAAAATCAGCTAG
- the metF gene encoding methylenetetrahydrofolate reductase [NAD(P)H] — protein MNTPAISFEVFPPRSVDAAFKLWDTAQALAPLTPRFFSVTYGAGGTTRDLSHDAAHVLRRTSGLPVAAHLTCVGASKKETLETAERFAKIGITDIVALRGDPADGDTSFQPHPQGFANSVDLIEALAETDKFTMRVGAYPDSHPDAVSQHANIQYLKRKFDAGADEAITQFFFEADTFLRFRDACAAAGITKKIIPGILPVANWASARKFADRCGAVVPAWIEEAYRAAERDGRHDLLATALCTELCSDLLDEGVEDLHFYTLNRPELTKTVCHAMGITPRSELSNVA, from the coding sequence ATGAACACGCCTGCCATCTCCTTCGAAGTCTTCCCTCCCCGTTCTGTCGACGCGGCGTTCAAGCTTTGGGATACCGCGCAGGCGCTGGCACCGCTGACCCCTCGGTTTTTCTCAGTCACTTACGGCGCGGGTGGCACCACCCGCGATCTGAGCCATGATGCCGCCCATGTGCTGCGCCGCACGTCCGGCTTGCCAGTGGCAGCGCACTTAACCTGCGTGGGGGCTAGCAAAAAAGAAACGCTAGAGACCGCTGAGCGTTTCGCCAAAATCGGCATCACAGATATCGTCGCCCTGCGCGGCGACCCGGCGGATGGCGACACAAGCTTTCAGCCGCACCCCCAAGGGTTTGCCAACAGCGTCGACCTCATCGAAGCACTGGCAGAGACCGATAAATTCACCATGCGCGTTGGGGCCTATCCTGACAGCCACCCAGATGCGGTCAGCCAGCACGCCAATATCCAATACCTCAAGCGCAAATTTGATGCGGGCGCGGATGAAGCGATCACACAATTCTTCTTTGAAGCCGATACGTTCCTGCGCTTTCGCGATGCCTGTGCCGCCGCTGGAATCACAAAAAAGATCATTCCCGGCATCCTTCCTGTCGCCAACTGGGCCTCTGCCCGCAAATTCGCGGATCGATGCGGCGCTGTTGTCCCCGCGTGGATCGAAGAAGCCTACCGCGCGGCGGAGCGTGATGGCCGTCATGACCTGCTGGCGACCGCCCTGTGCACCGAGCTTTGCAGCGATCTGCTCGATGAAGGTGTTGAGGATCTGCATTTCTATACCCTCAACCGTCCAGAACTGACCAAGACGGTCTGCCACGCGATGGGAATTACGCCGCGTAGTGAGCTCTCAAACGTCGCTTAA